A section of the bacterium genome encodes:
- a CDS encoding BamA/TamA family outer membrane protein, whose product GGGQEPVLASAGTPTADGPVLLRVTDDAGDESGPAWSPDGRRLAFAHNPVAEVRYQFSVAADGARRLDWARFDDGDAAVQPGHRQASRLVLLDVFTGDRRELAAPAGSWREPVWITDGELCVVADGDGAENLARLTLDAAWAGAAWAGAEGEGVIDCRRLTNVPGAATQPSYAPGADRLAFAAFREGGWDLFAVDGWAAWSRREPAGTPAGEVAIAPPAPPDYELSTSSDDATVGVVKDYSPRFSIDMSDALGGGAVSFSPQAGLGMANVVNLSDLLGDHRLSFLVNVYGSLSDSDLAASYAYLKRRVDVGVGLFHFKNYYNTAVTSVGELLPDDTFFSERNYGMYASASYPFSTFRRVSLELQAFASERTQYSLDPSGTLLIADGTRTDTLLQPTLTYVHDSAYYGWYGPVTGSRLLLQFAPSLAVGGGSLDRRTALLDLRRYWLPARGNTLALRLLAAASTGEDPRAFVLGGPFTLRGYDFYDYRTTSHLAGPKIAMANLEYRLPLLDAVYFGWPARWGFGPVGATLFLDLGAAWDDAFSPFGDDADGNWGLRDLRGSYGIGLRTRLGFLPLKFDWGRRTDLRGSGGAEFQFSIGPEF is encoded by the coding sequence CCGGCGGCGGGCAGGAGCCGGTCCTGGCGAGCGCCGGCACGCCGACCGCCGACGGCCCGGTCCTGCTGCGCGTGACCGACGACGCGGGCGACGAGTCGGGCCCCGCCTGGTCGCCGGACGGCCGCCGCCTCGCCTTCGCCCACAACCCCGTCGCGGAGGTGCGCTACCAGTTCTCCGTCGCCGCGGACGGGGCGCGCCGGCTGGACTGGGCCCGCTTCGACGACGGCGACGCCGCCGTGCAGCCGGGGCACCGACAGGCGTCGCGCCTGGTGCTGCTGGACGTCTTCACGGGCGATCGCCGCGAACTGGCGGCGCCCGCCGGCAGCTGGCGCGAGCCGGTCTGGATCACGGACGGGGAGCTCTGTGTGGTGGCCGACGGCGACGGCGCCGAGAATCTGGCCCGCCTCACCCTGGACGCGGCGTGGGCGGGCGCGGCGTGGGCGGGCGCCGAAGGGGAGGGTGTCATCGACTGCCGGCGGCTGACGAACGTGCCGGGCGCCGCGACCCAACCCAGCTACGCCCCGGGGGCGGACCGCCTGGCCTTCGCCGCCTTCCGGGAGGGCGGCTGGGACCTGTTCGCCGTCGACGGCTGGGCGGCCTGGAGCCGGCGCGAGCCGGCGGGCACGCCGGCGGGAGAGGTGGCCATCGCGCCGCCCGCGCCGCCGGACTACGAACTGTCCACGTCGTCGGATGATGCAACCGTCGGTGTGGTGAAGGACTACAGCCCTCGCTTCTCGATCGACATGAGCGACGCCCTGGGCGGCGGCGCGGTGTCGTTCAGCCCCCAGGCAGGCCTGGGCATGGCCAACGTCGTCAACCTGAGCGACCTGCTCGGCGACCACCGGCTGTCGTTCCTGGTCAACGTCTACGGCTCGCTGTCCGACAGCGACCTCGCGGCGAGCTACGCCTACTTGAAACGCCGCGTCGACGTGGGTGTGGGGCTGTTCCACTTCAAGAACTACTACAACACGGCCGTGACCTCGGTGGGGGAACTGCTGCCCGACGACACCTTCTTCAGCGAGCGCAACTACGGCATGTACGCCTCGGCCAGCTATCCCTTCAGCACGTTCCGCCGCGTGTCGCTGGAACTGCAGGCCTTCGCCTCGGAGCGCACGCAGTACAGCCTGGACCCCAGCGGGACGCTCCTGATCGCCGACGGCACCCGCACCGACACCCTGCTGCAGCCGACCCTGACCTACGTCCACGACAGCGCCTACTACGGCTGGTACGGCCCGGTCACCGGCAGCCGCCTGCTGCTGCAGTTCGCGCCCTCGCTGGCGGTCGGCGGCGGTTCCCTGGACCGCCGCACGGCGCTGCTCGACCTGCGCCGCTACTGGCTGCCCGCCCGGGGCAACACGCTCGCCCTGCGCCTGCTGGCCGCCGCGAGCACCGGCGAAGACCCGCGCGCCTTCGTCCTCGGCGGCCCCTTCACGCTGCGCGGCTACGACTTCTACGACTACCGCACGACCAGCCACCTGGCCGGTCCCAAGATCGCCATGGCCAACCTGGAGTACCGGCTGCCCCTGCTGGACGCCGTCTACTTCGGTTGGCCGGCGCGCTGGGGCTTCGGGCCGGTGGGCGCGACCCTGTTCCTCGATCTCGGCGCCGCCTGGGACGACGCCTTCAGCCCCTTCGGCGACGACGCCGACGGGAACTGGGGCCTGCGCGACCTGCGGGGCAGCTACGGGATCGGCCTGCGCACCCGCCTGGGCTTCCTGCCCTTGAAGTTCGACTGGGGCCGCCGCACCGACCTGCGCGGTTCGGGCGGCGCGGAGTTCCAGTTCAGCATCGGACCCGAATTCTAG
- a CDS encoding UvrD-helicase domain-containing protein: MDLDTLNERQREAVTAPDGPVLVVAGAGSGKTRVLTTRIAWLLEERRADPWSVLAFTFTNKAAREMRERVDALVGGSRAPSWVGTFHATGVRILRREGAALGLDPSFSIYDTDDSTRLLKKVLGDLGLDPKQYAPQQLRAAVSRWKNEDVSPAQAARDAADFREEKAAAVYAAYEKGLRASNACDFDDLILRTVHLLEEHDDVRLRLAGRFRHVLVDEFQDTNPLQLILVRALSSVHGNVFAVGDDDQSIYSWRGACIENMLDFEQHFGGAAVVRLEQNYRSTGNILAAANAVIAHNVRRKGKNLWTLDGPGAPLGIETVGDEEDEADRVVDLVRAQTAAGGNRGDVTVLYRTNAQSRALEDALRRATVPYQIVGATAFYERREVRDVLAYLKFVNNPRDAMSALRVLNVPKRRIGEASAARLVEIADGEGLSLGEAAARPGLLEASLNAPTCERIRGFFGLVAGWRTALSETPVPELVERIVEQIDYVRHLEEDDPLSAPARNENVAELINGAYAFQEQSDGGTLAQFLEQTALVADADTARDDLGVVRLMTVHAAKGLEFPVVVVSGVEENLMPHASNLDDEAALEEERRLFYVALTRARQRVHLLHARMRRRYGQRELCAPSRFLAEIPAELTARSGESLRVVQPSLSTFLWGKDAAPPASDAVRPRRREPAPGIRAASAPRLRAVDWHDDVSQEDVVFRVGQHVAHPTLGAGIVARVEGQGEGLKLSVDFPGGARKHFLARFARLRPLD, translated from the coding sequence ATGGATCTCGACACGCTCAACGAACGGCAGCGCGAGGCCGTGACCGCGCCGGACGGCCCCGTGCTCGTCGTCGCCGGCGCCGGCAGCGGCAAGACCCGCGTCCTGACCACGCGCATCGCCTGGCTGCTGGAGGAGCGGCGCGCCGACCCCTGGTCGGTGCTCGCCTTCACCTTCACCAACAAGGCGGCCCGCGAGATGCGGGAGCGGGTCGACGCCCTGGTGGGCGGCAGCCGCGCCCCGAGCTGGGTCGGCACCTTCCACGCCACCGGCGTGCGCATCCTGCGGCGCGAGGGCGCGGCGCTGGGGCTGGACCCCTCGTTCTCCATCTACGACACCGACGACAGCACGCGCCTGCTGAAGAAGGTGCTCGGCGATCTGGGTCTCGACCCGAAGCAGTACGCCCCGCAGCAGCTGCGCGCCGCCGTCAGCCGCTGGAAGAACGAGGACGTGTCGCCCGCGCAGGCCGCGCGCGACGCCGCCGACTTCCGCGAGGAGAAAGCGGCCGCCGTCTACGCGGCCTACGAGAAGGGGCTGCGGGCCAGCAACGCCTGCGATTTCGACGACCTCATCCTGCGCACCGTCCACCTGCTCGAGGAGCACGACGACGTGCGGCTGCGCCTGGCCGGCCGTTTCCGCCACGTCCTGGTGGATGAGTTCCAGGACACCAACCCCCTGCAGCTGATCCTGGTGCGCGCGCTCAGCTCGGTGCACGGGAACGTGTTCGCCGTCGGCGACGACGACCAGAGCATCTACTCCTGGCGCGGGGCCTGCATCGAGAACATGCTCGACTTCGAGCAGCACTTCGGCGGCGCCGCGGTCGTGCGCCTGGAGCAGAACTACCGCAGCACCGGCAACATCCTGGCGGCCGCCAACGCGGTCATCGCCCACAACGTCCGGCGCAAGGGCAAGAACCTGTGGACGCTCGACGGGCCGGGCGCGCCGCTGGGGATCGAGACCGTGGGCGACGAGGAGGACGAGGCCGACCGCGTCGTCGACCTGGTGCGGGCGCAGACCGCCGCCGGCGGCAACCGCGGCGACGTGACGGTCCTGTACCGCACCAACGCCCAGAGCCGCGCCCTGGAGGACGCGCTGCGCCGCGCGACGGTGCCCTACCAGATCGTGGGCGCCACCGCCTTCTACGAGCGGCGCGAGGTGCGCGACGTCCTGGCCTACCTGAAGTTCGTCAACAACCCGCGCGACGCGATGTCGGCGCTGCGCGTCCTGAACGTGCCGAAGCGGCGCATCGGCGAGGCCTCGGCGGCGCGCCTGGTGGAGATCGCCGACGGCGAGGGCCTGTCGCTCGGCGAGGCGGCCGCGCGGCCGGGCCTGCTCGAGGCCAGCCTCAACGCGCCGACCTGCGAGCGGATCCGCGGCTTCTTCGGCCTGGTCGCCGGCTGGCGCACGGCGCTGTCCGAGACGCCGGTGCCCGAGCTGGTCGAACGCATCGTGGAGCAGATCGACTACGTGCGGCACCTGGAGGAGGACGACCCCCTGTCGGCGCCGGCCCGCAACGAGAACGTGGCCGAACTGATCAACGGCGCCTACGCGTTCCAGGAGCAGAGCGACGGGGGCACGCTGGCCCAGTTCCTCGAGCAGACGGCCCTGGTCGCCGACGCCGACACCGCCCGGGACGACCTGGGCGTCGTGCGGCTGATGACGGTGCACGCGGCCAAGGGCCTCGAGTTCCCCGTGGTCGTGGTCAGCGGCGTCGAAGAGAACCTGATGCCCCACGCCTCGAACCTCGACGACGAGGCCGCCCTGGAGGAGGAGCGCCGGCTCTTCTACGTGGCGCTGACGCGGGCCCGGCAGCGCGTCCACCTGCTCCACGCGCGCATGCGCCGCCGCTACGGCCAGCGCGAGCTGTGCGCGCCGTCGCGCTTCCTGGCGGAGATCCCCGCCGAACTGACGGCGCGCAGCGGCGAATCGCTGCGGGTCGTGCAGCCCTCGCTGTCCACGTTCCTGTGGGGCAAGGACGCGGCGCCGCCCGCGTCCGACGCCGTCCGTCCCCGACGCCGCGAACCCGCCCCCGGCATCCGCGCCGCGAGCGCGCCCCGCCTGCGCGCCGTCGACTGGCACGACGACGTCAGCCAGGAGGACGTCGTCTTCCGCGTGGGCCAGCACGTGGCGCACCCCACCCTGGGCGCCGGCATCGTCGCCCGGGTCGAAGGCCAGGGCGAGGGCCTCAAGCTGAGCGTCGATTTCCCCGGCGGGGCGCGCAAGCACTTCCTGGCCCGCTTCGCCCGGCTGCGCCCGCTGGACTGA
- a CDS encoding GGDEF domain-containing protein has protein sequence MKRFTESVFADLRYWMIGLGVAMGLVFPLFLLLIGVPSGLALRWTTFLGTLVAGVTVGWLNHRLAARVVRRELQVVVGRMREVEEGVREASFNRDWSSCSAEHCAVPVTSDDEIGHTAEAFNALLHEVIHAHKMEAASSELTETLSTKLEIEALCGAAMELVLNQTGATAGCVLVREETELRVAANHGLSDVSRLPESDHVRRALDTRQVQIVRIPRDIALEGVVTTFKPRQVLVVPVVYEGQGLGAVVIASDAMLGKDAMWLVRQFQQGMGLALNNAVTHARLQRIAAIDPLTGVLNRRFGMRRLGEEFQGAVRHGTPLGVVMFDIDHFKLVNDTYGHLAGDRVLAETARRAQSALRETDVLLRYGGEEFVVIVPAANEEALVKVGERIRLAVAATPVNDGGTEIPVTVSVGISWLQSREDKAETILKRADEALYAAKEGGRNRTVCHGRAAGIQLEAAPAA, from the coding sequence ATGAAGAGATTCACCGAATCGGTCTTTGCGGACCTCAGGTACTGGATGATCGGGCTGGGCGTCGCCATGGGACTCGTCTTCCCGCTCTTCCTGTTGCTGATCGGCGTGCCTTCGGGCCTGGCCCTGCGCTGGACGACGTTCCTTGGCACCCTGGTCGCCGGCGTCACCGTCGGCTGGCTGAACCACCGGCTGGCCGCCAGGGTCGTGCGCCGCGAGCTGCAGGTCGTGGTCGGGCGCATGCGCGAGGTCGAGGAGGGCGTCCGCGAGGCCTCGTTCAACCGCGACTGGAGTTCCTGCAGCGCCGAGCACTGCGCCGTGCCGGTGACCAGCGACGACGAGATCGGCCACACGGCCGAGGCCTTCAACGCCCTGCTGCACGAGGTGATCCACGCCCACAAGATGGAGGCCGCGTCCAGCGAGCTGACCGAGACCCTGTCGACCAAGCTCGAGATCGAGGCGCTCTGCGGCGCCGCGATGGAGCTGGTGCTGAACCAGACGGGGGCCACCGCGGGCTGCGTGCTCGTGCGCGAGGAGACCGAGTTGAGGGTCGCCGCCAACCACGGCCTGAGCGACGTCAGCCGCCTGCCGGAGAGCGACCACGTCCGCCGCGCCCTGGACACGCGGCAGGTGCAGATCGTGCGCATCCCCCGGGACATCGCGCTCGAAGGGGTGGTCACCACCTTCAAGCCGCGCCAGGTGCTGGTGGTGCCGGTCGTCTACGAGGGGCAGGGGCTCGGCGCCGTGGTGATCGCCTCGGACGCCATGCTGGGCAAGGACGCCATGTGGCTGGTCCGGCAGTTCCAGCAGGGGATGGGCCTGGCCCTGAACAACGCCGTCACCCACGCCCGCCTGCAGCGCATCGCGGCGATCGACCCGCTGACCGGGGTGCTGAACCGCCGCTTCGGCATGCGTCGCCTGGGCGAGGAGTTCCAGGGCGCGGTGCGTCACGGCACCCCGCTGGGCGTGGTGATGTTCGACATCGACCACTTCAAGCTCGTCAACGATACCTACGGCCACCTCGCCGGCGACCGCGTGCTGGCCGAGACGGCGCGCCGCGCCCAGAGCGCGCTGCGCGAGACCGACGTGCTGCTGCGCTACGGCGGCGAGGAGTTCGTGGTCATCGTGCCGGCTGCGAACGAGGAGGCGCTGGTCAAGGTGGGCGAGCGCATCCGCCTGGCCGTGGCCGCGACGCCGGTGAACGACGGCGGGACGGAGATCCCGGTGACCGTCAGCGTCGGCATCAGCTGGCTGCAGTCACGCGAGGACAAGGCGGAGACGATCCTGAAGCGCGCCGACGAGGCTCTCTACGCCGCCAAGGAGGGCGGTCGCAACCGGACGGTGTGCCACGGCCGCGCCGCGGGGATCCAGCTCGAAGCGGCGCCGGCGGCCTAG
- a CDS encoding M1 family aminopeptidase, with amino-acid sequence MVLRLPHPRRSATLLAALAAAAAAATAAPAPSPEPPPEAAYWERPGWPAALPSVVEPAPRADDRGYDVLHYDLDLRLDPTAGSVAGSVELTLAFPAGRPPDTLVVDLDEPLAVDAVDWDQSPVTLERAGEELRIAAPAGAAAGAVVRIGYHGQPQRHGAYSAGMLFRVQGDSPQVPIGPTVLTMSEPWSAHAWWPCKDHPADKATARLALTVPDSLTAVANGRLTADEPAEPGWRRTVWETGYPTSTYLIAVHVAGYAAWEETCDLAGGPLPLTFHVFPRHEAAARFDLAPTCDMLGFLEDLVGPYPFADERYGQVEFKWGGAMEHQTCTSLGSVVLRGDGRFRNVILHEMAHHWFGDLVTPADWPDVWLNEGFATYCEALWLEHEEGPAAMRRRLESIGPGQHPTLFEGEGLLADPEPVLPNILVYHKGAWVLHMLRGALGDDAFRAFLRDWVGSPQRAYAHATTADLIRVVGEHATFDAAAFLEPWLHTDAVPYLSWTSSPEPTSDGGTRVTVALRQLQRRPFQLAVPLRLLTDRAERDTTVWLHTSQQSWTFDLPGDWKGLEVDPDGWVLMARRPLPDPPVRLLSVHPTPAGPEGATLALRVTASGPVAVELVDAAGRRRGRWQLGELAARDEPYPWRWRGEDGDGRPVPSGIYWLSVSGGGGRSAAKVVLVR; translated from the coding sequence GTGGTCCTTCGGCTCCCCCACCCCAGGCGGTCCGCCACCCTGCTGGCCGCCCTCGCCGCCGCGGCGGCGGCCGCGACGGCGGCCCCGGCCCCCTCGCCGGAACCGCCGCCCGAGGCCGCCTACTGGGAGCGGCCGGGTTGGCCGGCGGCGCTGCCGTCCGTCGTGGAGCCGGCGCCCCGCGCCGACGACCGCGGCTACGACGTCCTGCATTACGACCTGGACCTGCGCCTGGACCCGACCGCCGGCAGCGTCGCCGGCAGCGTGGAACTGACCCTGGCCTTCCCGGCCGGCCGACCGCCCGACACGCTGGTCGTCGACCTGGACGAGCCGCTGGCCGTGGACGCCGTCGACTGGGACCAGTCGCCGGTGACCCTGGAGCGCGCGGGCGAGGAGCTGCGCATCGCGGCCCCGGCCGGGGCCGCCGCCGGGGCCGTGGTGCGGATCGGCTACCACGGCCAGCCCCAACGTCACGGCGCCTATTCGGCGGGCATGCTGTTCCGCGTGCAAGGCGACTCCCCGCAGGTCCCGATCGGCCCGACGGTCCTCACCATGAGCGAGCCCTGGTCGGCCCACGCCTGGTGGCCCTGCAAGGACCACCCGGCCGACAAGGCCACGGCGCGCCTGGCGCTGACGGTGCCGGACTCGCTCACCGCCGTGGCCAACGGCCGGCTCACGGCCGACGAGCCCGCAGAGCCCGGGTGGCGCCGCACCGTCTGGGAGACCGGCTACCCGACCTCCACCTACCTGATCGCGGTGCACGTGGCGGGCTACGCCGCCTGGGAGGAGACCTGCGACCTGGCCGGCGGCCCGCTGCCGCTGACCTTCCACGTCTTCCCGCGGCACGAAGCGGCGGCGCGCTTCGACCTGGCGCCCACCTGCGACATGCTCGGCTTCCTCGAGGACCTGGTCGGGCCGTACCCGTTCGCCGACGAACGCTACGGCCAGGTCGAGTTCAAGTGGGGCGGCGCCATGGAGCACCAGACCTGCACGAGCCTGGGCAGCGTCGTGCTGCGGGGGGACGGGCGCTTCCGCAACGTGATCCTGCACGAGATGGCGCACCACTGGTTCGGCGACCTGGTGACGCCGGCGGACTGGCCCGACGTCTGGCTGAACGAGGGGTTCGCGACCTACTGCGAGGCGCTCTGGCTGGAGCACGAGGAAGGTCCGGCCGCGATGCGCCGGCGCCTGGAGTCCATCGGGCCAGGCCAGCACCCGACCCTGTTCGAAGGCGAGGGCCTGCTGGCCGATCCCGAACCCGTCCTGCCCAACATCCTGGTCTACCACAAGGGCGCCTGGGTGCTGCACATGCTGCGCGGGGCCTTGGGCGACGACGCCTTCCGCGCCTTCCTGCGCGACTGGGTCGGCTCGCCGCAGCGGGCCTACGCCCACGCCACCACCGCCGACCTCATCCGCGTCGTCGGCGAGCACGCCACCTTCGACGCCGCCGCCTTCCTGGAGCCCTGGCTGCACACCGACGCGGTCCCCTACCTGTCGTGGACGTCCAGCCCCGAGCCGACCTCCGACGGCGGCACGCGCGTGACCGTCGCCCTGCGCCAGCTCCAGCGCCGGCCCTTCCAGCTGGCCGTGCCGCTGCGGCTGCTGACCGACCGCGCCGAGCGCGACACGACCGTGTGGCTGCACACGTCTCAGCAGAGCTGGACCTTCGACCTGCCCGGGGACTGGAAGGGGCTGGAGGTGGACCCCGACGGCTGGGTGCTGATGGCGCGCCGGCCCCTGCCCGACCCGCCGGTGCGGCTGCTGTCCGTGCACCCGACCCCCGCGGGACCCGAGGGCGCGACGCTCGCCCTGCGGGTGACGGCGAGCGGGCCGGTCGCGGTGGAGCTCGTCGACGCGGCCGGGCGGCGGCGCGGCCGCTGGCAGCTGGGCGAACTGGCCGCCCGCGACGAGCCCTATCCCTGGCGCTGGCGTGGCGAGGACGGGGACGGGCGTCCGGTCCCGTCCGGCATCTACTGGCTCTCGGTGAGCGGTGGCGGCGGACGCAGCGCCGCCAAGGTGGTGCTCGTGCGATGA